The proteins below come from a single Aegilops tauschii subsp. strangulata cultivar AL8/78 chromosome 6, Aet v6.0, whole genome shotgun sequence genomic window:
- the LOC109775007 gene encoding putative homeobox-leucine zipper protein HOX26, whose amino-acid sequence MSSLTTISSTSKESLEAEELVDTRLSLVIGAGSQPPPAPVAAGHVAGNTGRKKGERWIGGGSTRQHAKRARAVHGGSDVDDGDDGGDAAGRARKKLRLTAEQAALLEKSFRSHNVLSHGEKQDLAGQLGLKPRQVEVWFQNRRARTKLKQTELDCELLRRWCERLSDDNARLRRELAETHAVLLVGGAQGSRLTRCPSCNRLAGGRRAA is encoded by the exons ATGTCTAGCCTGACGACCATAAGCAGCACCAGCAAGGAGTCgctggaggcggaggagctcgtCGACACAAGGTTGTCGCTCGTGATCGGTGCCGGGAGCCAACCGCCGCCGGCGCCAGTGGCAGCGGGTCATGTGGCGGGAAATACTGGAAGGAAGAAAGGGGAGAGGTGGATAGGCGGCGGTAGTACAAGGCAGCATGCCAAGAGGGCCAGGGCTGTGCACGGCGGCAGCGACGTCGACGATGGCGACGACGGAGGGGACGCAGCCGGCCGCGCGAGGAAGAAGCTCCGGCTCACCGCGGAGCAGGCGGCGCTGCTGGAGAAAAGCTTCCGCTCCCACAACGTCCTCTCCCAT GGTGAGAAGCAGGATCTTGCGGGGCAGCTTGGGTTGAAGCCGAGGCAGGTGGAGGTGTGGTTCCAGAACAGGAGGGCGCGCACCAAGCTCAAGCAGACGGAGCTCGACTGCGAGCTGCTGCGCCGGTGGTGCGAGCGGCTCAGCGACGACAACGCGCGGCTCCGGCGAGAGCTCGCCGAGACACACGCGGTCCTCCTCGTCGGCGGTGCACAGGGCTCGAGGCTCACGAGGTGTCCGTCCTGCAACAGGCTCGCCGGCGGCCGGAGGGCGGCCTAG
- the LOC109775006 gene encoding flavin-containing monooxygenase FMO GS-OX-like 9 isoform X1: MVSDDIKIKPLQRQKVCVIGAGMAGLASARELRREGHDVTVLEQSGDVGGQWRYDPRTDGDDPLGGAAAPVKVHSSMYASLRLISARENMGFTDFQFAPKDGRDGRRFPGHREVYLYLKDFCAAFGLMASVRLNTSVVRVALAPGPTRRWTVRSVDLGKCHGADEEEEEVFDAVVVANGHYSQPRLPSIEGMEAWRGRQVHSHSYRVAEPFRGEVVVVVGCGESGKDIAMEVRRVAKEVHLVAKSMEEVTQGLAKVLSKYSASVHLQLHVERLCEDGRVVFGDGSSVFADTIIYCTGYNYTFPFLDTEGAVTVDDNRVGPLFEHVFPPSLAPSLSFIGIPIKVFAPWFFEAQAKWVAQVLSGKRTLPSEEEMMRSVEEYYHAREMAGAPKKYTHDVSLFDTTYIDEFGSKYCDFPGVEKWRYELLLSSFVNMLDNLETFRDEYKDSDSIRNSVEEWHLSAQQAQATAAPAATKKQSQ; encoded by the exons ATGGTCTCCGACGACATCAAGATCAAGCCATTGCAACGGCAGAAGGTATGCGTGATCGGAGCCGGGATGGCCGGGCTGGCGTCGGCCCGCGAGCTGCGGCGGGAGGGCCACGACGTGACGGTTCTGGAGCAGAGCGGCGACGTGGGCGGGCAGTGGCGGTACGACCCGAGGACCGACGGCGACGACCCgctcggcggcgcggcggcgccggtgAAGGTGCACAGCAGCATGTACGCGTCCCTCCGCCTCATCAGCGCGCGGGAGAACATGGGGTTCACCGACTTCCAGTTCGCGCCCAAGGACGGCCGCGACGGCCGCCGCTTCCCGGGCCACCGCGAAGTGTACCTCTACCTCAAGGACTTCTGCGCCGCGTTCGGGCTCATGGCGTCCGTCAGGCTCAACACCAGCGTCGTGCGTGTCGCTCTGGCGCCGGGCCCGACGCGGCGATGGACGGTGAGGTCCGTCGATCTCGGCAAGTGCCATGGTgccgatgaggaggaggaggaggtgttcgACGCCGTGGTGGTGGCCAACGGCCACTACTCGCAGCCGAGGTTGCCAAGCATCGAAGGCATGGAGGCGTGGAGGGGGAGGCAGGTGCACAGCCACTCGTACAGGGTGGCGGAGCCGTTCCGCGgcgaggtggtggtggtggtcgggTGCGGCGAGAGCGGCAAGGACATCGCCATGGAGGTCCGCAGGGTGGCTAAGGAGGTGCACCTCGTCGCCAAGTCCATGGAGGAGGTGACCCAAGGGCTCGCCAAGGTGCTCTCCAAGTACAGCGCCAGCGTGCATCTACAACTGCAC GTGGAGCGGCTGTGCGAGGATGGCCGGGTGGTGTTCGGCGACGGCTCCAGTGTCTTTGCCGACACCATCATCTACTGCACGGGGTACAACTACACTTTCCCGTTCCTGGATACAGAGGGAGCGGTTACTGTCGACGACAACCGCGTCGGCCCGCTGTTCGAGCACGTGTTCCCGCCGTCACTGGCCCCGTCGCTCTCCTTCATCGGTATACCCATAAAG GTGTTTGCGCCTTGGTTCTTCGAGGCTCAGGCGAAATGGGTGGCGCAGGTGCTGTCCGGCAAGAGGACGCTGCCGTCGGAGGAGGAGATGATGCGGTCCGTGGAGGAGTATTACCACGCCAGGGAGATGGCTGGCGCGCCCAAGAAGTACACCCACGACGTCAGCTTGTTTGACACCACG TATATCGATGAGTTCGGGAGCAAGTACTGCGACTTCCCTGGCGTGGAGAAATGGCGTTACGAGCTGCTGTTGTCGTCGTTCGTCAACATGTTGGACAACCTCGAGACCTTTCGCGATGAGTACAAAGATAGCGACTCCATCCGCAACAGTGTGGAGGAGTGGCACTTGTCTGCACAACAGGCCCAAGCTACTGCCGCACCTGCTGCTACGAAAAAACAATCACAGTGA
- the LOC109775006 gene encoding flavin-containing monooxygenase FMO GS-OX-like 9 isoform X2 — translation MVSDDIKIKPLQRQKVCVIGAGMAGLASARELRREGHDVTVLEQSGDVGGQWRYDPRTDGDDPLGGAAAPVKVHSSMYASLRLISARENMGFTDFQFAPKDGRDGRRFPGHREVYLYLKDFCAAFGLMASVRLNTSVVRVALAPGPTRRWTVRSVDLGKCHGADEEEEEVFDAVVVANGHYSQPRLPSIEGMEAWRGRQVHSHSYRVAEPFRGEVVVVVGCGESGKDIAMEVRRVAKEVHLVAKSMEEVTQGLAKVLSKYSASVHLQLHVERLCEDGRVVFGDGSSVFADTIIYCTGYNYTFPFLDTEGAVTVDDNRVGPLFEHVFPPSLAPSLSFIGIPIKVFAPWFFEAQAKWVAQVLSGKRTLPSEEEMMRSVEEYYHAREMAGAPKKYTHDVSLFDTTVLTTTPVVP, via the exons ATGGTCTCCGACGACATCAAGATCAAGCCATTGCAACGGCAGAAGGTATGCGTGATCGGAGCCGGGATGGCCGGGCTGGCGTCGGCCCGCGAGCTGCGGCGGGAGGGCCACGACGTGACGGTTCTGGAGCAGAGCGGCGACGTGGGCGGGCAGTGGCGGTACGACCCGAGGACCGACGGCGACGACCCgctcggcggcgcggcggcgccggtgAAGGTGCACAGCAGCATGTACGCGTCCCTCCGCCTCATCAGCGCGCGGGAGAACATGGGGTTCACCGACTTCCAGTTCGCGCCCAAGGACGGCCGCGACGGCCGCCGCTTCCCGGGCCACCGCGAAGTGTACCTCTACCTCAAGGACTTCTGCGCCGCGTTCGGGCTCATGGCGTCCGTCAGGCTCAACACCAGCGTCGTGCGTGTCGCTCTGGCGCCGGGCCCGACGCGGCGATGGACGGTGAGGTCCGTCGATCTCGGCAAGTGCCATGGTgccgatgaggaggaggaggaggtgttcgACGCCGTGGTGGTGGCCAACGGCCACTACTCGCAGCCGAGGTTGCCAAGCATCGAAGGCATGGAGGCGTGGAGGGGGAGGCAGGTGCACAGCCACTCGTACAGGGTGGCGGAGCCGTTCCGCGgcgaggtggtggtggtggtcgggTGCGGCGAGAGCGGCAAGGACATCGCCATGGAGGTCCGCAGGGTGGCTAAGGAGGTGCACCTCGTCGCCAAGTCCATGGAGGAGGTGACCCAAGGGCTCGCCAAGGTGCTCTCCAAGTACAGCGCCAGCGTGCATCTACAACTGCAC GTGGAGCGGCTGTGCGAGGATGGCCGGGTGGTGTTCGGCGACGGCTCCAGTGTCTTTGCCGACACCATCATCTACTGCACGGGGTACAACTACACTTTCCCGTTCCTGGATACAGAGGGAGCGGTTACTGTCGACGACAACCGCGTCGGCCCGCTGTTCGAGCACGTGTTCCCGCCGTCACTGGCCCCGTCGCTCTCCTTCATCGGTATACCCATAAAG GTGTTTGCGCCTTGGTTCTTCGAGGCTCAGGCGAAATGGGTGGCGCAGGTGCTGTCCGGCAAGAGGACGCTGCCGTCGGAGGAGGAGATGATGCGGTCCGTGGAGGAGTATTACCACGCCAGGGAGATGGCTGGCGCGCCCAAGAAGTACACCCACGACGTCAGCTTGTTTGACACCACGGTACTAACAACTACTCCCgtcgtcccataa